A part of Myxococcus landrumus genomic DNA contains:
- a CDS encoding ATP-binding protein produces the protein MTLELGSLVAASVVYLLLLFLVAYAAERGLISSRITQHPLVYALALGVYATSWSYFGSVGYAARHGFRYLGIYLGVTLACLLVPVLWRPLLRLTRELQLTSLADLLAFRYPGQATGTAVTLFMLAGSLPYLALQVRAVVESAKVLSPTASPTLVGMTFSAVLIVFSVLFGARHLTPRERHEGLMLAIAFESAVKVVALVAVSAWAVSSVFGGMEGLWTWLETHPEAVEQLRRPAREASWAPLLVLSCAAAFLTPRSYHVAFTEAPERDALSTATWAFPLLLLVMNLAVPVLLWSGEALHLPWPADFHMLAVPASRGATGLALVAFLGGVSASSAMVIVTTLALAPMCLTHLVLPLGYARGQPDLYGWLLWARRLLIALIILAGFGFYHLLDTRGLGLVDLGLVSFVAVAQFAPGVLGLLFWKRATRAGLLAGLGAGGTTWMVTLVVPLWASPGVVAWTHRMAVQLGFPGDEPWGFSTFASLTLNTLAFVGVSLATRQSASEREAARACTREAPGLVSGGVEASSPREFRERLAPLLGEEAASAEVDRALESLGMSADERRPSELRRLRDGVERNLSGLLGPVLARLTVEEALRLGPGTRTALAEQLRFVEERLRDARGMQGPEHAVEAVRRYLRRILEDLPLGVCAVGPDGEVVIWNAALERLSGVEEHAARGHPLAALPAPWGPLLSGFSAGAEPDTETRVHVSSNERTLRLHRSRLTPAEEGGGTSEGMALLVEDLTERKAVDARLAHQDRLASLGRVAAGVAHEIGNPLTAIASLTQNLKYELDDTAAVTERTGLILQQCRRINAIVRALVGFSHAGTVGGEARPFTRVEVAPLLTEALQLARLARAETRSRGVQFEHRCPEGLAVQGDSQRLEQVLVNLLTNAMDASPEGARVELEAEAVEGQVLVRVLDRGHGIPSELAQRVFEPFFTTKQPGEGTGLGLALVAGIVREHGGTIQVDSRPGGGTSVTVSLPDARGTESSTRRTGPGAAA, from the coding sequence ATGACGCTTGAGCTGGGCTCGCTCGTCGCAGCCTCCGTCGTCTATCTCCTGCTGCTCTTCCTCGTCGCGTACGCCGCCGAGCGGGGCCTCATCTCCTCGCGAATCACCCAGCACCCGCTGGTGTATGCGCTCGCGCTGGGCGTCTACGCGACGTCCTGGTCCTACTTCGGCAGCGTGGGCTACGCGGCACGGCACGGCTTCCGCTATCTCGGCATCTACCTGGGCGTCACGCTGGCGTGTCTGCTCGTCCCCGTCCTGTGGCGCCCGCTCCTGCGACTGACGCGCGAGCTTCAGCTCACCTCGCTGGCGGACCTGCTCGCCTTCCGCTACCCGGGGCAGGCCACTGGCACCGCGGTGACACTCTTCATGCTGGCCGGCAGCCTCCCCTATCTCGCGCTCCAGGTCCGCGCGGTGGTGGAGTCCGCGAAGGTGCTGAGCCCCACCGCGTCCCCCACGCTCGTCGGCATGACGTTCAGCGCGGTGCTCATCGTCTTCTCCGTGCTCTTCGGCGCACGCCACCTGACGCCGCGTGAGCGCCACGAAGGGCTGATGCTGGCCATCGCCTTCGAGTCCGCCGTGAAGGTGGTGGCCCTGGTCGCCGTGAGCGCGTGGGCCGTGTCGTCTGTCTTTGGTGGCATGGAGGGACTGTGGACGTGGCTGGAGACCCATCCGGAGGCCGTGGAGCAGCTACGACGCCCCGCACGTGAGGCCTCGTGGGCCCCGCTGCTGGTGCTGTCCTGCGCGGCCGCGTTCCTCACGCCGCGCAGCTACCACGTGGCCTTCACGGAAGCCCCCGAGCGCGATGCCCTGTCCACCGCGACGTGGGCCTTTCCCCTGCTGCTCCTGGTGATGAACCTGGCGGTGCCCGTGCTGCTGTGGAGCGGCGAGGCCCTGCACCTGCCCTGGCCCGCGGACTTCCACATGCTCGCGGTGCCCGCCTCGCGCGGCGCGACGGGACTGGCGCTGGTGGCCTTCCTCGGCGGCGTGTCCGCGTCCAGCGCCATGGTCATCGTCACCACGCTGGCGCTCGCGCCCATGTGCCTGACGCACCTGGTGCTGCCCCTGGGCTACGCGCGCGGACAGCCCGACCTGTACGGCTGGCTCCTGTGGGCGCGGCGCCTGCTCATCGCGCTCATCATCCTGGCGGGCTTCGGCTTCTACCACCTGCTGGACACGCGCGGCCTGGGGCTCGTGGACCTGGGACTGGTGTCCTTCGTGGCGGTGGCGCAGTTCGCGCCCGGCGTGCTGGGCCTGCTCTTCTGGAAGCGCGCCACTCGCGCGGGGTTGCTCGCGGGCCTGGGCGCTGGAGGCACCACGTGGATGGTGACGCTGGTGGTGCCGCTGTGGGCCTCGCCCGGCGTCGTGGCGTGGACCCATCGCATGGCCGTGCAACTGGGCTTCCCGGGTGACGAGCCCTGGGGCTTCTCCACCTTCGCGTCGCTGACGCTCAACACTCTCGCCTTCGTGGGCGTGTCCCTGGCCACGCGACAGTCGGCATCAGAGCGGGAAGCGGCGCGAGCGTGTACGCGCGAGGCCCCCGGACTCGTCTCCGGTGGAGTGGAGGCGAGCTCGCCTCGGGAGTTTCGCGAACGGCTGGCTCCGCTCCTCGGTGAGGAGGCCGCGTCGGCGGAAGTGGACCGCGCCCTCGAATCCCTGGGCATGTCCGCCGACGAGAGGAGGCCGTCCGAGCTGCGCCGCCTCCGCGATGGCGTGGAGCGCAACCTGTCCGGCCTCTTGGGCCCGGTGCTCGCGCGGCTGACGGTCGAAGAGGCCCTCAGACTGGGCCCCGGGACTCGCACGGCGCTGGCCGAACAACTGCGCTTCGTGGAGGAGCGACTGCGCGACGCGCGCGGCATGCAGGGGCCCGAGCACGCCGTGGAGGCCGTGCGGCGCTACCTGCGGCGCATCCTGGAGGACCTGCCCCTGGGCGTCTGCGCGGTCGGCCCCGATGGTGAAGTGGTCATCTGGAACGCCGCGCTCGAGCGGCTCTCTGGCGTGGAAGAACACGCCGCGCGAGGCCATCCCCTCGCCGCCCTGCCCGCGCCCTGGGGGCCGCTCTTGTCTGGCTTCTCCGCCGGAGCCGAGCCGGATACCGAGACACGCGTGCACGTCTCCAGCAACGAGCGCACGCTGCGGCTGCACCGCTCTCGGCTGACCCCAGCGGAGGAAGGCGGAGGGACCTCCGAGGGCATGGCCCTGCTCGTGGAGGACCTCACGGAGCGCAAGGCGGTGGACGCGCGCCTCGCGCACCAGGACCGGCTCGCCTCGCTGGGGCGCGTGGCGGCGGGTGTGGCGCATGAGATTGGCAATCCGCTGACGGCCATCGCCAGCCTCACGCAGAACCTCAAGTACGAACTGGATGACACCGCAGCCGTGACGGAGCGCACCGGACTCATCCTCCAGCAGTGCCGCCGCATCAACGCCATCGTCCGCGCATTGGTGGGCTTCAGCCATGCGGGCACAGTGGGGGGCGAAGCCCGCCCGTTCACCCGCGTGGAGGTCGCGCCCTTGTTGACGGAGGCCCTGCAACTGGCGCGGCTCGCGCGGGCGGAGACGCGGTCGCGCGGCGTGCAGTTCGAGCACCGCTGCCCCGAGGGGCTCGCCGTCCAGGGGGACTCGCAGCGCTTGGAGCAGGTGCTCGTCAACCTGCTGACCAACGCGATGGACGCCTCCCCCGAGGGCGCACGCGTGGAGCTGGAAGCCGAGGCCGTGGAGGGGCAGGTCCTCGTGCGGGTGCTGGACCGGGGGCACGGCATTCCCTCGGAGCTGGCGCAGCGGGTCTTCGAGCCCTTCTTCACCACGAAGCAGCCGGGCGAAGGAACGGGCCTGGGACTGGCCCTCGTCGCGGGCATTGTCCGCGAGCACGGTGGCACCATCCAGGTGGACAGCCGACCCGGTGGAGGGACTAGCGTGACCGTGAGTCTGCCCGATGCGCGCGGCACCGAATCCAGCACACGCCGCACGGGCCCGGGGGCCGCCGCATGA